A stretch of DNA from Solirubrobacterales bacterium:
TGGTGCGCAAGCACGGCGCGTACTAGGTGTAAGACCCGAGCACGTTGTTCCTCTCAAATAGCCTCACGCCGGGCGGCTTGCGACCGAGAGATCGGTGTGGTCTCTCAAAGTTATAGAACTCAAGCCAGCCAGCAAGCGCCGCCGTGCGCTCAGCTGAGCTGC
This window harbors:
- a CDS encoding transposase, which encodes SSAERTAALAGWLEFYNFERPHRSLGRKPPGVRLFERNNVLGSYT